Proteins co-encoded in one Juglans regia cultivar Chandler chromosome 16, Walnut 2.0, whole genome shotgun sequence genomic window:
- the LOC109012469 gene encoding uncharacterized protein LOC109012469: MSTAVVAGSSSCTATFPRNNSITTSSIPPTKPFLQSKFQKTTFQGLSIQEAKRGISNSFVSESRSSFANVRRGFHITAKTAGATKTFEAEVDKPLGLTLGQKPGGGVVITAVDGGGNAARAGLKSGDQVLYTSSFFGDELWPADKLGFTKTAIQAKPDSVYFVVNRGAEVDVKRLPKRPAPPRFGRKLTEAQKARATHICLDCGFIYFLQKPFDEQPDSYTCPQCRAPKKRFAEYDVSTGKVVGGGLPPIGVIIGLLAGIGGVGALLVYGLQ; the protein is encoded by the exons ATGTCAACAGCTGTGGTTGCAGGCTCTTCCTCTTGCACTGCCACCTTCCCCAGAAACAACTCCATCACTACTTCTTCAATACCACCAACAAAGCCTTTCCTACAATCTAAATTCCAG AAAACCACCTTCCAAGGCCTCTCAATTCAAGAAGCCAAAAGGGGTATCTCGAATTCCTTCGTGTCTGAGAGTAGAAGCAGTTTCGCTAATGTAAGAAGAGGGTTTCATATCACAGCAAAAACTGCTGGGGCTACAAAGACCTTTGAGGCTGAGGTTGATAAGCCACTAGGCCTCACTTTGGGTCAAAAGCCTGGTGGTGGTGTTGTCATTACT GCTGTGGATGGGGGTGGGAATGCAGCAAGAGCAGGGCTAAAGTCAGGTGACCAGGTACTCtacactagcagtttctttggTGATGAGCTATGGCCAGCTGATAAGCTGGGATTTACAAAAACTGCCATCCAAGCAAAGCCAGACTCTGTCTACTTCGTTGTCAACAG AGGTGCTGAGGTAGATGTTAAGCGACTACCAAAGCGACCAGCTCCTCCCCGCTTTGGAAGGAAATTAACTGAGGCTCAAAAG GCTAGAGCTACTCACATATGCCTTGATTGTGGATTCATATACTTTCTACAGAAACCTTTTGATGAGCAG CCGGATTCATACACATGCCCTCAATGTAGAGCCCCAAAGAAGAGGTTTGCAGAGTATGATGTGAGCACTGGGAAAGTAGTAGGTGGAGGGTTGCCTCCAATTGGGGTCATCATTGGACTGCTGGCTGGTATTGGAGGAGTTGGAGCGCTGCTTGTTTATGGTCTTCAAtga
- the LOC108999814 gene encoding B3 domain-containing transcription factor VRN1-like, with protein sequence MCMAAAGNISKNRRSGMFPNWKYDHHRRPSSSVAGRRPAHFFKIMIPSAMAQKKLRIPVKFVRLFGDELPTVVTLILPNGCSWQVGLERSATEKEMWFHEGWHDFVEYHSIDSGYFLVFRYQGNSNFHVLVFDKTATEIQYSSKNLDYDQGVDMIMQVSDDDVEKSSHDKSKETHEIILSKHEDGETSDHDRERPVVLSGTSMKKRRLRMSRGRERAIQAAITFKPKNPSFMRVMLSPASYHMYVPSGFATSYLSLNQSVKLLTSDVDDGQHEWDVICRRCHYDRHPRSSLKLGSGWKVFARDNNLKKGDAFVFELIQRKPTVLKVSIFRVVDYA encoded by the exons ATGTGCATGGCAGCAGCTGGTAATATATCAAAGAATCGCCGGAGCGGAATGTTTCCTAACTGGAAATATGATCATCACCGGCGGCCGTCGAGTTCTGTGGCAGGTAGGAGACCGGCGCACTTCTTCAAGATAATGATCCCCTCTGCCATGGCCCAAAAAAAACTG AGGATCCCCGTaaagtttgtaagattatttggGGATGAATTGCCAACCGTTGTAACACTCATTCTTCCTAATGGTTGTAGTTGGCAAGTGGGATTGGAGAGATCAGCTACTGAGAAGGAGATGTGGTTTCATGAGGGTTGGCATGATTTTGTAGAATATCATTCTATAGATTCTGGCTACTTTTTAGTCTTCAGATACCAAGGAAATTCAAATTTCCATGTTCTTGTATTTGACAAGACTGCTACTGAGATCCAGTATTCATCTAAAAACTTGGACTATGATCAAGGAGTGGACATGATTATGCAGGTATCGGATGATGATGTAGAAAAATCAAGCCATGACAAGTCgaaagaaactcatgaaattaTATTGTCTAAACATGAAGATGGAGAAACATCTGATCATGATAGGGAAAGACCAGTAGTACTTTCTGGCACATCCATGAAAAAAAGACGTCTCAGGATGTccagaggaagagagagagcaatCCAAGCAGCCATAACTTTCAAGCCTAAAAATCCTTCGTTCATGCGTGTCATGCTGTCACCTGCATCTTATCATATG TATGTGCCTAGTGGATTTGCTACCAGCTATCTTTCTCTGAATCAAAGTGTCAAACTTCTGACTTCCGATGTGGATGATGGACAACATGAATGGGATGTCATATGCCGGCGTTGCCATTATGACAGGCACCCGAGGTCGTCACTTAAACTAGGAAGCGGGTGGAAAGTCTTTGCAAGGgacaataatttgaaaaaaggAGATGCCTTTGTCTTTGAGCTCATCCAGAGGAAGCCTACTGTGCTTAAAGTCTCCATATTTCGCGTAGTTGACTATGCCTGA
- the LOC108999878 gene encoding B3 domain-containing transcription factor VRN1-like: MCMAAAGNISKNRRSGMFPNWKYDHHRRPSSSVAGRRPAHFFKIMIPSAMAQKKLRIPVKFVRLFGDELPTVVTLILPNGCSWQVGLERSATEKEMWFHEGWHDFVEYHSIDSGYFLVFRYQGNSNFHVLVFDKTATEIQYSSKNLGDDQGVDMIMQVSDDDVEKSSHDKPKETHEIILSKHEDGETSDHHRERPVVFSGTSMKKRRLRMSRGRERAIQAAITFKPKNPSFMRVMLSPASYHMYVPSGFATSYLSLNQSVKLLTSDVDDGQHEWDVICRRCHYDRHPRSSLKLGSGWKVFARDNNLKKGDAFVFELIQRKPTVLKVSIFRVVDYA; this comes from the exons ATGTGCATGGCAGCAGCTGGTAATATATCAAAGAATCGCCGGAGCGGAATGTTTCCTAACTGGAAATATGATCATCACCGGCGGCCGTCGAGTTCTGTGGCAGGTAGGAGACCGGCGCACTTCTTCAAGATAATGATCCCCTCTGCCATGGCCCAAAAAAAACTG AGGATCCCCGTaaagtttgtaagattatttggGGATGAATTGCCAACCGTTGTAACACTCATTCTTCCTAATGGTTGTAGTTGGCAAGTGGGATTGGAGAGATCAGCTACTGAGAAGGAGATGTGGTTTCATGAGGGTTGGCATGATTTTGTAGAATATCATTCTATAGATTCTGGCTACTTTTTAGTCTTCAGATACCAAGGAAATTCAAATTTCCATGTTCTTGTATTTGACAAGACTGCTACTGAGATCCAGTATTCATCTAAAAACTTGGGCGATGATCAAGGAGTGGACATGATTATGCAGGTATCGGATGATGATGTAGAAAAATCAAGCCATGACAAGCCgaaagaaactcatgaaattaTATTGTCTAAACATGAAGATGGAGAAACATCTGATCATCATAGGGAAAGACCAGTAGTATTTTCTGGCACATCCATGAAAAAAAGACGTCTCAGGATGTccagaggaagagagagagcaatCCAAGCAGCCATAACTTTCAAGCCTAAAAATCCTTCGTTCATGCGTGTCATGCTGTCACCTGCATCTTATCATATG TATGTGCCTAGTGGATTTGCTACCAGCTATCTTTCTCTGAATCAAAGTGTCAAACTTCTGACTTCCGATGTGGATGATGGACAACATGAATGGGATGTCATATGCCGGCGTTGCCATTATGACAGGCACCCGAGGTCGTCACTTAAACTAGGAAGCGGGTGGAAAGTCTTTGCAAGGgacaataatttgaaaaaaggAGATGCCTTTGTCTTTGAGCTCATCCAGAGGAAGCCTACTGTGCTTAAAGTCTCCATATTTCGCGTAGTTGACTATGCATGA